Part of the Musa acuminata AAA Group cultivar baxijiao chromosome BXJ3-10, Cavendish_Baxijiao_AAA, whole genome shotgun sequence genome, TTTTAGCTGATTcattttattttcaattaatgTACCTTTATTTGTCTTTTTTATCTAAATAATTGTGTTGATCTTTGCCCTTTCACTTCCTTTTATGAAAACTTTATCATTCTTACTCTGCTTATTTAGTAGGCCAGTGGCATATTTATTGATGTTTTGTGTTCCTATTCATTCCAGTGAACACTGGACCCAGTTTTGTTGAAGCTACCATGGGAAGGATTGCTCAGGGTACCAAAGTGATTGCAGAAGGTGGTTATGATAAGATATTTCGACAAACTTTTGACACACTTCCTGAAGAGCAACTTAAGAAATCCTATGCGTGCTATCTGTCAACATCTGCTGGTCCTGTTATGGGAGTTCTTTATCTCTCCACAGCAAAACTTGCATTTTGCAGTGACAATCCTCTTTCCTACAAAGTCGGGGATCAGACTGAATGGAGTTATTATAAGGTATGCATTCTGAAACATAACTAGCATCATGAACTTGTGATCTTATTTTACTGGATTCCATCGAGTACAGGATAAATATGTCTATGGAAATATCAAAAACTTTTATTAGTTTGTGCATCGATGTATACATAGTCAGACCTAGAAGAACATTTTCAAATATACTAACAATGACATTTATGTAGAGGAGAATGGGAGCTAGCTTTCCCAACATAGTGAAATTTTTGGACATTTCACCTTTTGGACCTTCATAttagattctttgttaagcacagGAGCAATAAGCTCTGGGAATGTCTGAGAACAGAAGGAAAATAGCATATACGCTAAGTTTATCCAACAGAATCATCCATCCGAAGTATCTTTCAACAAAATTTTAGGAGTTGATATTTCTTTTGTTAGCTAGAGAAGGCCATTTATGACATTGTGCATACATGTGCTTCAGCATATTTTGTACTCATGTACATaacaaagtaaaatatttattatttacaatTTTTGAAATTTGACACATAAGCATGGTAGGAATAAGCACCATAAATGTTCAGTCCAAGAAGGGAAAGACCATATGCACTTAATTTAGCCAACAGGATTCTTTCCAACCTTTGAGGATTTAACATTCCTCTTTGAAGTTCCTCTACTACATTGTGTGAACCATATGCATGAGCAGACACACTATTGCATGTACAAAGGGaaaaaatatttgttaatatGCTTACAATTATTGGGATTCTACTCAAGTTTCTTATAGAATGATCTAAAGAGCTTCTAATTTTTATGATCGCAAGAAAGGGTTAGATAGACTATGTTGTTTGTCCAAATATTTAATATGAAATTGGGATCCATTTTGTTTAAAAGTTTTGGTGCCTTTATCACCCGAGGAACAATGACAAGATTGCCTTGAACCTTATTGTGGGAATTTTCATAGAGAACCAAGTTTATATTTACTCATTTGAATTAATACATACATATGTAATACGTAAAGTCCATAAGCATGTGTGATCGTGTCTCTGAGTACGAAGAATACATGTTTTATATACATGGATGTAGGTAAATAACACACTTGTGTGTACTTTATAGGCTTATCTATAAGTAGATTAAGATATAATgctaaatattcattaatttctcATAGAtgatatcatatcatgaaagaagaTCATAAAAAAACATTACATGTGACCTATATGTGAGGATTAACTTATCTTACAAAATTTTATTAAAGAAAGTGAAATCAACAGAAAAGCAGAGGCTTAGTGAAGGAGAGTAAAGAAAGAAAATCATTAGGCATTATAGTAGATGTGGTAAGTCCTTTATAGATAAGTTTTTTATAATGTCTTTTTTTGTAACACTAAGCatacaacaataataacaacaaagtTGTAAGTCCTAGCTATTTGGGGTCggatacatggatcttttgctgtTATTGAGATTTGTAAAAAACCATATGCTTATtagttaagagtatttaaatttttatttatagttttcattGAGGTCTTTTTAAATCTTTATCTATCTCTTctcgtaccactaacattaattatttcatctctttTAATTACCACACCCGGAGGTCTCCTCAGTATATGCCTCATACCATCTTAAGCGATCTTCTCTTATCTTATCCCCTATTGAAGCTTATACCTAGGTATTCATGAATAAgagtatttcttttcctatctttcctagtaactctatACATTCATCGCAACATTCTCATTTCGACAACacaaattttttgtatatattttttcttaactaCTTAATGCTCGACCCATAAAGTATTATTAGTCTCACAattgttttatatattttttttaatcttatccgatgatcacacaagactcctaaTGCCTCTCGTCATTTTAATTATCCTGTTTTTACTctgtgaataatatcttcattgatCGCTCTAACTTGTTAAATAATTGATCCAACGTACCTAAAGCTTTTATCTAAGAGACTTCTTTTCCgtccaatttaattatattttcttgtctatttcttgaatcattaaaattatattttatatagtcAGTTTTAGTCTTTCATTAATTTTACTTAGGCTTTCATTAATTATGGCAATATCATCAGTAAATAACATACACTAGGGATGTCTGTCATGTAAATGATTAATAAGTTCATcaattatcaatgtgaaaaaatAGGGACTTAATGCGCTACGACACACTTCTTGTAGTTCTAACACaagtaattatattattatatatatttttaataatatcgatataattagtggatacacttttctttttctaaaaGCTACCATAATAAATTTCTAGAAACCATATTATTGACTTtatctaagtcaataaaaatcatatacaaatattttttttctctatattcttttacattaattatcttaataaataaataacttctatAGTTGATCTTTTAggcataaaaccaaattgatttgattaaccataaaatcaaattgatttttagAGATATTTATTTCAAGCCTTATCCTACTTTTGATGACTCTTTTCCATAGTTTCATAATATagctcatgattttaattcttctataatttaaataattttttatgtcatcCTTGTTTTTGTAAATTGGTACCATAAAACTCTTTTTCCATTCATCAGGCATATTTTTGaatcttatgattttgttaaataaTTTAGTTAACCATCTCAATAGGGATATCGTTAAGCCTCACACTCTTAGCTATTTTCATTTTCTTTAATGCATCTTTTATTTCATTAgctttaattttatgaataaatctatgattattaaatccaTCACCATCATTTCTCATTAAATCTAAGTCCTGtgtgaaatatttattaaataatctatataaataaaattttcatctttctttaatctcattatcattaataagtattttttttattttcatctttAATACACCTAATATTATTTAAATTCTTAAACTTTCTTTCCCATACTTTAGCAAttcaatatatatctttttttaccATATGTATTACCTAatctattataaaaattatcataagctttCTATTTTATCATACTAATAGTTTTTTTAGTctttttttagattctttatatcttttaaaatttttctcATTTATCATTTTGCtaatcttttaaaatataatttttagtaaaaatttattttttgaacttcctcGCACCACCACCAACTCTCTATTAAGTTTATATCTCTACCCTTTGTTTCATTAAAAATATCCTTTGTTAAGCTCCTAATCTTATTGGCCATCGTAGTTGAAATAATACTAATATTATTCTTATTTAAGTTCTAAGTCGTCTTCCTTTTCATCTTATTCTTAAAAGTGTttacattatcatctttaaaattccaCCATTTAGTCGTAGTAATTTTTTCTACtatcttttttttacttttattttctaTAGTAAATATCTAATACTATCAACGTATGTTGATTCGTCAAACTTTCGCcaggtataactttacaattcttacaaataactttGTCTACCTTTTTAGTGAGAAAAAAGTCTATTTGACTACAATTGTGACCATTCTTATAAGTAATTAAATGATCATCTCGCTTTTGaagtaaatatttataattataagatcgTACAAAGTTGCAAAATCCAAAATCATACCACCATCTTCATTTCTCTCCCCATAACTAAAACCTTCATGCCCCCCTTTATATTTACTATATGTTTTCTCTACATGACTATTCAAATCTCCTTCAAGTTTTTTTGGTTACAGGCATTCCTTGAATGATATCATATAAGCTTTTCcaaaattctcttttggtttgatcATCTAATCCAACTTGAAGGACATAGACACTAATGACATTCAAAACATCTTGTCCTTTCAcaaattttagaactataattATATCTCTAAATCTTTTTACATCTACAACATTGCTCTTAATATCCTTATCAACAACAATTCTTAGACCATTTATGTGTTTACCTAACTCTCTATTCTTGGATTCACTTTTATACTCCCATTGGTCCAAAACAATGAGAGAACTTTTGCCTACTTAACACCACATCCGGGCCCCGATGTGATGGGCCGCTTCTGGTCGACCTTCTAACACACTGTTTGCAATTCAAGACACCTAGGTGGTGAAGGTGCCTCGCATCACTTCCAGGTGATGACCTGGCTCTATATTGAAATTGGTTAAGATCTATCTTCATAAGATCTGATATAGTTTTATGTTGGTTGTTAGTGACCTATCGTAACTCTCTACCTTTTAATTCGGGCTTGGGATCGGTATTGGTggtgtttaaaaataaatattagatttaaTAAAACCATTCTTTTTCATTGAGATTCGAACTCAAGACCTATCGTTTACTAAATGGGTGCTCTAACTAACTGAGCTATGGTAATACTAAGCATGCATCTCAAAATAACAATTTTGCTTCACTGATGAACGCTATATGATTAAGTTACATATTCTTTGAATATGTAGTTAAATCTTCTCTTCTTTTGGAAATTAGATTTTAGTTACTAAAAACTTTTGAAAATCTTTGACACTAAACTTTTTTCATGGGGTTGATGGTAATTACAATGGAGATTTATTGAATCCATGCCGTAGGTATAGCAGTAGCATATATGACATTTTGGGAACTAAAGTTGATGCTTGCAATGAAACTGAGCTAAAGTTGATGCTTTTAACCTAATATTTTTACAACAGCCTACAGGTGCCATTTGAGGTAAAAGCAATGCGTATAAATAAATTAGAAAGATCCCAGATAGACCAAATTCCAATAAAACTAGTGTCCTGTGGTTTATTTGTATCAGCTTTTTGGATGAGATGTCAGtggtaaaaaattaataatattatagagTTGTAGGATTTGTGTTCAACTCTCTGGGACACAGTTTGTCTCCTTATTTAAATTTCACTTGTGGGCTGAGTCACACTTCTAGCCCACAGGTGAGAGTGAGTTTtcgaatataaataataaaatctgTCTCACTTATTATGCTCTTAAATGTCATAGTAGTGGTTAAAATTTGAGTTTTGATTTATGTAAAAATAACATTAACCTCAATTTTATACTTTTGGCATATCATCCTGTTATATCTTTAAGGCCTTCTTTTACTGAGAAGAAGGCAGATCATCGCTTGTTTTCTCTCAGCCAACTCTCCTTTCTTCCTCCCCCTTTTCTCTTTCTAGGGAGAAGCAGATATTCCTCTTGGATAATATGATGATCGagatcatattttatttttctcacgACTATAAATAGACTCTAATTTCAACttctaatttttttgacgatatcATTGCATCATGTCATTGTGAAATGTTCATATTATATGTTGTTGTCACAAATGACAGTGTTCTACCATCATACTCAAGAACACTTAATTTGGAATTTGAACCATGGTTGCAGTAATTTACTTGGCTTCTTCTGATGTATAAATTGTGAGATCATGGTAATATCCCACTTTGTCCAGATTTCTGCTATCTGCCTTAAGTACCTTTAACCCTTGTGTTAATAACATTTTTGTATACTTGAATGTTACAAAATCAAACTGGATGTGCAATGAATTATCTAGTTTAATCGGGTTGGTTATTGACAAGGTCTACACCAGCTTTCATTGGTGTGAGCTCTGTGAGCCCTGAAGAATTATCTGTTCTGGGTTAACTTGTAAGGTTCGGCCCCTTAGGTCTTGGATCTAAAAATGCTTCTTGGAGACAATCACCCCTGCTTCCTTATTTTATTTGGTGTGAGCTCTGTGAGCCCTGAATAATTATCTGTTCTGGGTTAACTTGTAAGGTTCGGCTCCTCAGGTCTTGGACCTAAAAATGCTTCTGGGAGACGATCACCCCTGCTTCCTTATTCTGCCCTTTATTGGGCCTTAGTTCTGCAACTCTCTAACCAACATAGGATTAAAAATAACCTTATTAATTATTAAGCTTATTTTATTTGAGTTCTCGCTGGATTGGGAAATGTGTAAGATTGATAGAATTGGTTGCTGACATGTTAGGAGTATCTTTTGACCTGAAATGCACACATTATTTTCTTTACTTTCTTATATTCAACTTCATCCGGAGACCTGTGTTATTTCATACCTGTGTGTTATTCAAAATCACCTAGTGGAAGGAGCTTTCTGGAAGTATCTGAAAGCATGTATGATTATGTATTATTTGCTCATTCCTGTGGAAATTACCTTGCCCTTGTTTCTGCAGATAGTTGTGTTGCTGATTTTATTTTTCCTTATTTCTAATGTGAATTTTTTTCCTCATGGAATAAATACATTACCAAGTTGATTCTCCTTTGTAATTCTTTTCAAATTTAAAATGATGATCATAATGTCACAGCCTGTTGAATGGAGAGTCTTGCAACACATTGAAAATTGTGTTGCTGAcctcccttctttttgagtaatgatgatttgaagattatgaaTTTATTTTCCTGGTTTATGAGCAGGTTGTTATTCCTTTGAATCAGCTCAAAGCAGCTAATCCTTCAGTCAGCAAAATGAAATCTGCAGAAAAATATATTCAGGTTGTTTCCATAGACAACCATGAGTTTTGGTTCATGGGATTTGTGAGCTATGATGCCGCTATCAAGAATCTACAGGAAGCTTTTCGTGATGCACAGGAGTCTCAACCATAATAATGGTGGCTTCAAGCTTGAGGCCATTTAAAAGCTTTACAAGGGACAGCTTGACATCCCCGAGGACACTTGCCGTGACCATCAGTGAACTCATGATCTGGAATGTTTGGTCTCCATCTATCCAATATCTTGAGGAACAACAGTATAATTCTTTTAATTTCAGATGATTTAAGTTGCCTTTATGGGTGTGTGTTTGTCACTTGGCGTAAGTTCCTGTGTTCATGAACTGCCCATGTTTAGTTTTTGCATGGATTTGGTTAAATTATCACAGTTTTATTTAGTAAAGCTCTATAAGTTGTGTCATTATCAGATGACCTTATAAGTTTCATTGTATCATATGACAGAAGAGCTATTAAACTGCCCATGTCCTCTGGAAGGTCAGTGCCAGGGCCCAAGAACTTGTTCTGGTGATGATGTATTATCATGAACTGGGTAACGGTATATTTCTGGACTGGTGAAATTATATTTGCAGTTTATATTGGCAAGAGTATCTTCTACtgcattttctatttttattgttACTCACTTGAGAGATCATTATAGTTTTATGGCTGTGGTCTTAGCAGAGGCTAAGTGTCTTATGTATAGACTAACCTAGAAAACGGGAAAACTTGTGCTATTTAAAACTTGATATTAGCTGAGCAAGAAATGACCCATCTGATTggagtaaattttgatttttgatcttttttttcttccttgagACTTGTTCTTAAATAATATCACTTTCTATATATGATTCATAATGTTTTAAATTTATGCCACGGAAACAATTTTGAATTAAGAGTCAATATTCATGTTTGTTTGTTTATATGATTACAACTATTTGactaaatatcttttattttgatGGATTAAGTTGCTGGttttgatttcttttttcttctgaaTAAATTTGTAGGAGACTTCTTGGacattaatattattataatctgAATTTTATTTCAACACCTTCAATCTCAAATAAAATTTAGGGGAATAAATCATGCATAATGAAGTTGTTTATCTTCGACCTTATTTCAACACCTTCGATctttgctttatatatatatatatatatatatatatatatatatatatatggactgATAACTTTTAAAGAACTCGTAAATCAATTccttatctttaaaaaaaagctTAATTTAATATTTCAACATTTTCGAAGTTAATAAGTCAATTAATTTGTGTCAGGTAAAAATGGCATTCAGCAGACGTGTTAGTCTACGTCTGGACCTTTGTGGGAGAAGCTTTGACTGACTGATTAAGATTCAATGAGCCTTGCCATTAGGGAAATCATCCTTACGATCACACGGTCCCACCC contains:
- the LOC135650631 gene encoding GEM-like protein 1, which translates into the protein MDSAVDLVAKTGSDGGHSPDVAPRTNHHAEDGASPPPPPPPPPPGPGPDDPQSQKQSRPQTLPPDPTTIEAPPAPAAATAPAESNPYVARSPAANSSSSSKSTTETVKNVLKRWGKKVGESAKKAEDFSRNTWQHLNTGPSFVEATMGRIAQGTKVIAEGGYDKIFRQTFDTLPEEQLKKSYACYLSTSAGPVMGVLYLSTAKLAFCSDNPLSYKVGDQTEWSYYKVVIPLNQLKAANPSVSKMKSAEKYIQVVSIDNHEFWFMGFVSYDAAIKNLQEAFRDAQESQP